In Canis lupus familiaris isolate Mischka breed German Shepherd chromosome 9, alternate assembly UU_Cfam_GSD_1.0, whole genome shotgun sequence, a single window of DNA contains:
- the CDK5R1 gene encoding cyclin-dependent kinase 5 activator 1, translating to MGTVLSLSPSYRKATLFEDGAATVGHYTAVQNSKNAKDKNLKRHSIISVLPWKRIVAVSAKKKNSKKVQPNSSYQNNITHLNNENLKKSLSCANLSTFAQPPPAQPPAPPASQLSGSQTGVSSSVKKAPHPALTSAGTPKRVIVQASTSELLRCLGEFLCRRCYRLKHLSPTDPVLWLRSVDRSLLLQGWQDQGFITPANVVFLYMLCRDVISSEVGSDHELQAILLTCLYLSYSYMGNEISYPLKPFLVESCKEAFWDRCLSVINLMSSKMLQINADPHYFTQVFSDLKNESGQEDKKRLLLGLDR from the coding sequence ATGGGCACGGTGCTGTCCCTGTCCCCCAGCTACCGCAAGGCCACGCTGTTTGAGGATGGCGCGGCCACGGTGGGCCACTACACGGCCGTGCAGAACAGCAAGAACGCCAAGGACAAGAACCTGAAGCGGCACTCCATCATCTCCGTGCTGCCGTGGAAGAGGATCGTGGCCGTGTCGGCCAAGAAGAAGAACTCCAAGAAGGTGCAGCCCAACAGCAGCTACCAGAACAACATCACGCACCTCAACAATGAGAACCTGAAGAAGTCGCTGTCGTGCGCCAACCTGTCCACGTTCGCCCAGCCCCCGCCGGCCcagccgcccgcgccccccgccagCCAGCTCTCGGGCTCCCAGACCGGGGTCTCCTCTTCTGTCAAGAAGGCCCCGCACCCGGCTCTCACCTCCGCGGGGACGCCCAAACGTGTCATCGTCCAGGCGTCCACCAGCGAGCTGCTGCGCTGCCTGGGCGAGTTTCTCTGCCGCCGGTGCTACCGCCTGAAGCACCTGTCCCCCACGGACCCTGTGCTCTGGCTGCGCAGCGTGGACCGCTCGCTGCTTCTGCAGGGCTGGCAGGACCAGGGCTTCATCACGCCGGCCAACGTGGTCTTCCTCTACATGCTCTGCAGGGATGTCATCTCCTCCGAGGTGGGCTCGGACCACGAGCTCCAGGCCATCCTGCTGACCTGCCTGTACCTCTCCTACTCCTACATGGGCAACGAGATCTCCTACCCGCTCAAGCCCTTCCTGGTGGAGAGCTGCAAGGAGGCCTTTTGGGACCGCTGCCTCTCCGTCATCAACCTCATGAGCTCCAAGATGCTGCAGATCAATGCCGACCCGCACTACTTCACACAGGTGTTCTCCGACCTGAAGAACGAGAGTGGTCAGGAGGACAAGAAGCGGCTCCTCCTGGGGCTCGATCGGTGA